The bacterium sequence CCTTCAATTGACGAAATAATCAAATCACCTTTTTGTACTTTTCGGCGCGCTCTTGACGGCAATTCATTTCCAAAGTTTTCCGTGTATCCTTTAATTTCGCCGTTTGATGATATGTTAGCAAGTTCAATGTATTTATATTGTTCGCTGTCTTCCGGCATAATTTTTTTGTCTTTGATGTTTACCAAACTCCCCAATTCATCAAATCCACCTGTGTATTTTTTCACCGCTTCAATGATTTCCTCGTATTTTGGCTGAAAATATTCTGCGTCAAAACGTTCCGATTCTTTCGTATCGGAAAAGTTTTTGATAAAAGAAATTCCATGTTTCGGTTTCCGTTCTAAAAGTCCGAGTTCAGAAAGAAGCAGTTGCTCGGCTTGGAAATAGAGGGATTTAGATTGGTCAATAAGACTATTAGCTTGATTTATAATTTTTGAAATTGTCTTCTGAAATTCGTTGCTAAATACAGGAATTTTAAATTTCCTAATTCTTATTAATGCAAGTTTTGGTTGTGCTGTTCCTACCTTTTCTCTATGGATTTGAATTTGTCCATGTTTAGAAAGTAAAAATACAAATAAAAATTCCGGGATTATACTCTCCAAGTTTGTTACTTTGGCACAATTTTCAGTTAAATTGCATTTTAAAATATCAAATTTAACTAATCCAACCTCACCGATTGAATTCCCAACTATTGTTAGTAAGACGTCATCTTTTTTAGTTTGATATCTTTTCAAAGTCTCGTGTAATTTGAACGATATTTTAGGAGAATTTTCATATTGCACAAAACCATTTTTTATATCTTCAGCTCTAATGTAAGGAATCCCATCATCCGAAAAATTTTCGTTAAGCGGTAATCTTTTCCCCCCGTTCACATTGCTAATTTCGAATAAAGTAGAATTTCGGTGTGAATTTACTAATTCAAGAGAATTTAAAAAATCTGGTCTGAAATAATCAGCATCAATTCTAAAATCAGAATTTTCTTTTACCGTTTTATAATTTACAACTGAATATTGCATAATTTAAACTTTTAAATCCAAAGTTTTAACAAGCCAATCTATTAGCTTCCGGGCATTTTTAAAATCATCTTCTTTGTATACAATTTTGCCGTTCAATAAATCTTCAAACTCTCTTGCGATGCCAACTTTTGACACACTTTCCTCGTTGTAGTTCTCTTTCACAAACCCCTCAACCTTTTTATCTATTTTAAAATCGTTTTTAGATTGATATTCTTTCTCCCCGCCATTAACAAGTGTTATTAGTTTATCTTCCACCAGCCGCTTTATGTATTTATTGACTGCTTGCTCATATAATTTGCGAGGTAATAAGTCCTGAATTGTTATAGCGTTAGAATTAAAAGTTTTTATTTCTTCACACTCTTTTTTATCTACATACTTTTTTAATTTGTTAAGAATTTTTTGGCTATCACTATCAATTAGGACGACTAACGGACGTTCCTCGTCTTTTACAATCTTAGCCATAGCAGGTAAGTTTGCGACTCCGCCAGAATCCATAATAGAAAGTAAATTTACATCGATATCTAGGTTATCTTTTTTGATAAAAAATTGTAATAAGCAGAGAATATATATAACATCCTCTGGGCCTTCCACTATCAGTGTTTTATCTGCGAAATAAAAACTATCAGAGAGTACCATTCCAAGTGACGTTCTCATATGTCGCCAGTTTGCAGTAAAACCTTTTGTATTGATTGTGGTGCC is a genomic window containing:
- a CDS encoding restriction endonuclease subunit S, with translation MQYSVVNYKTVKENSDFRIDADYFRPDFLNSLELVNSHRNSTLFEISNVNGGKRLPLNENFSDDGIPYIRAEDIKNGFVQYENSPKISFKLHETLKRYQTKKDDVLLTIVGNSIGEVGLVKFDILKCNLTENCAKVTNLESIIPEFLFVFLLSKHGQIQIHREKVGTAQPKLALIRIRKFKIPVFSNEFQKTISKIINQANSLIDQSKSLYFQAEQLLLSELGLLERKPKHGISFIKNFSDTKESERFDAEYFQPKYEEIIEAVKKYTGGFDELGSLVNIKDKKIMPEDSEQYKYIELANISSNGEIKGYTENFGNELPSRARRKVQKGDLIISSIEGSLESIALITEDWENALCSTGFFVIISDKINSETLLVLLKMQVGQLQLKKGCKGTILTAIGKDELSKIILPKIEPETQKQIKEKIIEMYKVKKLSKSLFEVAKCGVEIAIEKDEKDAQSWIDAELKKLKMGDQ